The genomic region AAATCCGGAAACCCCTGCGCGAGATTGACGCCGGGCTTATCCCCGCGCGCAAAAAACAAACGGGTCATTTCACGAATGACGGATTCGCCGAACAGCGCGGCTTTTTGAGAAGTGCGGATGGGCATGAAAACCTATCTGTATTACACGATTTAAACTTGTGGTACAATCTACTATAGAGGTAAAACTATGAGCAGTGTTCGATTGGATTCTACCACTCAGGATAAGTTACGTCAAATTGCGGCAATAAAAGGGATTACCGTCTCCGAAATTCATCGTCAGGCTTTGGAGCAGTATTTGGAACGTGAACTCTCGCCTCCGAAAAAGAGCCGTTACAGCGACCTCATCGGCGTCGGAGCGAGCGGTCGAGATGATCTTTCCGTTCGTCACAAAGAAATTTATCGAGAGATTCTCGATGAGAAATACGCCAAATCACAAGAATGAACAGTATCTTGATTGACACCGGCCCAATTGTTGCAATTCTAGATCGCGATGATCGGCACCACACAATATGCAGTCAACTCATCGAACAGTTGGATTGCACATTTCACACAACAATGGCTGTGCTTGCAGAGGCAATGTATCTCGCGCATAGTCATGTCGGCTGGAGAGCACAGGAAGCGCTTTGGCGGTCAATTAATCGTGGAGACTTCATTCTCGAACATCCTTCCGCGCGCGACCTCCTGCGTATGGAGGAGCTGATGTCTAAATACAATGATCGTCCGATGGACTTCGCCGACGCCTCATTGGTCGCTCTTGCGGAGCGCCTCTCTCTCACAAAGATCTTCACGGTCGACCGCAACGATTTTTCCACTTACCGGATTGGCCGAAAAACTCCCTTCACGATCATCGGGCCGTAGCACGGGAGACTTTCACAAATAGTCTTTTTGCATTAATTAGCATATTGCACAGAAAATCACAGCATGATTCGATAAGAAATTAGCTGGATTGCTGTCTATCATTCTGAGGCGGCCTGTCTTATACTAGGAAGAGGCTAGCGCAAGCAGAACGGCGGCGGGTATACTTGCCGTGAAAAATGAAAGCGCTTACATTGCAATGCTCTCACTCTTAGGTAATCACAAACATGATTTCGACCGCAATTCTCACGACACTTTTGCTGCACGCCACGGCCGGCGGCAGCCCGATAAGCGCGACGGCGCCGGAGCGCGTTGGGCTGGACGGGACCTGGCGACTGACGCAGGCGTCGCGCGGGATCTCGCTGCCGGCGAAGGTCCCTGGGATCGTCGATACGGATCTGCTGGCGGCGGGCAAGATTCCCAATCCGTTTTATCGCGACAATGAGAAAGCGGTGCAGTGGGTTGGCGAGGTTCCATGGACTTACTCGCGGAGTTTTACCGTTCCGGCGGCGTTTCTGAAGCATCGTGAGATACGGCTGCGCTGCGAAGGACTGGATACGCTGTC from Capsulimonas corticalis harbors:
- a CDS encoding CopG family ribbon-helix-helix protein; the protein is MSSVRLDSTTQDKLRQIAAIKGITVSEIHRQALEQYLERELSPPKKSRYSDLIGVGASGRDDLSVRHKEIYREILDEKYAKSQE
- a CDS encoding type II toxin-antitoxin system VapC family toxin, translating into MNSILIDTGPIVAILDRDDRHHTICSQLIEQLDCTFHTTMAVLAEAMYLAHSHVGWRAQEALWRSINRGDFILEHPSARDLLRMEELMSKYNDRPMDFADASLVALAERLSLTKIFTVDRNDFSTYRIGRKTPFTIIGP